One segment of Macrotis lagotis isolate mMagLag1 chromosome 1, bilby.v1.9.chrom.fasta, whole genome shotgun sequence DNA contains the following:
- the INSM2 gene encoding insulinoma-associated protein 2 — translation MPRGFLVKRNKKLGSSYRVRRVERDFQLLGPQEVPPFPIGASPSPQRSVKNMEQLEYSLEKIEKEERETASQLPVPVRTSSFLGTRGNRGPGRRERAESGLGPSPSPAKPAGVELRETFQERCLTSPASAESFPGGTTATVDFSSTVAPASTPSSVEKFLMPLLVPFPEAAPKLDSAPLTVTLQDMKRGPGDDRRDLGPPGLVSVSGSGTAVPGAKKTKTMRRLSFADEVTTSPVLGLKIKEEAPGLSSQGLEGSRTPLGEFICQLCKEEYADPFALAQHRCSRIVRVEYRCPECDKVFSCPANLASHRRWHKPRPANAATTDPGDGKDLPSFSSSSSLSPDCSTIAPFLPEGKENNREKRTEGQHPLIRDSSRAEKPQDCSNSTTTHRQDVKVAPHSEPQLSQGHYTERASERLVLGTGRGSGDGVSEVFLCPYCHKKFRRQAYLRKHLGTHQAGSARALTPAYGPEQGLQFVYPCPLCGAHFPSTDIRDKHRLWHAVREEMLLPALAGAPPEGPSVGRVGDGDTQQIFQCKHCPSTFFSSLGLTRHINKCHPSESRQVLLLQMPLRPGC, via the coding sequence ATGCCGAGGGGCTTTCTGGTGAAACGAAACAAGAAGCTGGGGAGTTCTTATCGCGTGCGTCGGGTAGAAAGGGATTTTCAGTTGTTGGGACCCCAAGAGGTGCCTCCATTCCCCATAGGGGCTTCCCCAAGTCCTCAAAGAAGCGTGAAGAATATGGAGCAGTTGGAGTACTCAttggaaaagatagaaaaggaggagagggagacgGCTTCGCAGCTGCCAGTGCCCGTGCGCACTTCGTCCTTTCTGGGTACCAGAGGAAATAGAGGACCAGGTAGGCGGGAAAGAGCTGAGTCGGGGTTGGGTCCCAGTCCCAGTCCAGCTAAGCCAGCGGGTGTGGAGTTGCGAGAGACATTCCAGGAGCGCTGCCTCACTTCTCCTGCCTCGGCTGAGTCCTTCCCGGGAGGCACCACAGCCACCGTTGATTTCTCTTCCACAGTGGCACCCGCATCCACCCCATCTTCGGTGGAGAAATTTTTGATGCCACTTCTTGTACCTTTCCCAGAAGCTGCTCCAAAGTTGGACTCAGCTCCCCTCACGGTCACTCTTCAGGACATGAAACGGGGCCCCGGAGACGACCGTCGTGACCTGGGACCTCCTGGACTGGTGTCAGTGTCAGGGTCTGGGACAGCAGTGCCTGGTGCCAAGAAGACGAAGACTATGAGAAGGCTGAGCTTCGCTGACGAAGTAACCACATCCCCAGTCCTGGGGCTGAAAATCAAGGAGGAGGCTCCTGGGCTTTCATCTCAAGGCCTTGAAGGCAGTCGAACACCCCTGGGTGAATTCATTTGCCAGCTGTGCAAGGAAGAATATGCAGACCCTTTTGCACTGGCCCAGCATCGCTGCTCCCGCATAGTGAGAGTGGAGTACCGCTGTCCTGAATGCGACAAGGTCTTCAGCTGCCCAGCCAATCTCGCTTCCCACCGCCGGTGGCATAAGCCACGTCCTGCCAATGCTGCCACAACTGACCCCGGGGATGGGAAAGATCTTCCCTcgttttcctcttcctcctcattgtCTCCTGATTGCAGCACCATCGCACCTTTTCTTCCGGAGGGTAAGGAGAACAACAGAGAGAAACGGACTGAAGGTCAGCACCCGCTTATTCGGGACAGCTCCCGGGCTGAGAAGCCACAAGATTGTTCCAACTCTACCACTACCCACCGCCAGGACGTCAAAGTCGCTCCGCACTCCGAGCCCCAGCTATCACAGGGCCATTACACTGAAAGGGCGTCGGAACGTCTCGTCCTGGGGACAGGGAGGGGAAGTGGAGATGGTGTTTCTGAGGTTTTCTTGTGTCCCTATTGCCACAAAAAGTTCCGCCGTCAAGCTTACTTGCGGAAACACTTAGGCACTCATCAGGCTGGTTCAGCTAGGGCGCTGACCCCTGCCTACGGCCCTGAGCAGGGCTTGCAGTTTGTTTACCCATGCCCGCTTTGCGGGGCGCACTTCCCCTCGACCGACATCAGAGACAAGCACCGGTTGTGGCACGCAGTGCGGGAGGAAATGTTATTGCCCGCTTTAGCTGGGGCGCCTCCAGAGGGGCCTAGTGTAGGCAGAGTAGGTGACGGAGATACTCAACAGATTTTTCAGTGCAAGCATTGTCCGTCCACCTTCTTCAGTTCCTTGGGTCTAACCAGACACATCAACAAATGTCACCCTTCGGAAAGCCGGCAAGTGCTGCTGCTCCAGATGCCACTCCGACCCGGTTGCTAA